From a single Cydia amplana chromosome 10, ilCydAmpl1.1, whole genome shotgun sequence genomic region:
- the LOC134651811 gene encoding uncharacterized protein LOC134651811, producing MISSIISRLVILVFGTLYPAYASYKAVRTKNLKEYVKWMMYWIVFALFTCTETFTDVFLSWFPFYYEVKIVLVLWLLSPATKGSSILYRKFVHPALCRREQEIDEYIAKAKDQGYHTVLNLGTKGVNYATTVIMQTAIKGGGGLVQQIRKSYSLSDLSECEVRDERGADEADDVLAEPRMIRRVAKSSGYNTRRSASESNSRTPMYFPEVDVDVRGPRTARADEPDFSHIKSTEDISSGYSSADNSASLTRAGSVGAARARARPTRTAVTAIKRPQAAEDNEVFIEEIPDDDSFEYANMPPLVNLPSHLFLSHTDPPFIYQYVGDEVRIIQVLGNYPLGTNFKQSNVDKRDQNENIINENSETKFSPDREPQEVFENAEEDIDNTEVVKTSKSEELTATTNDENNNETNESSKTENVPTTMNDQNVVGCKKTDLEAKPENTLDENNHNTNALENEINIPKDETSAFIHETNVPKGKNKASEDDMNGLKVETNTSKDETNIPQGEKNASQDEIKEPKDQMCTSKDEKADSASLDTSAYENDSAESDDEASFGTPEDSPRSKRKSKSPKGKYGKCRAPPPPPTPKADTTQGTSETLKSGSGMGSSIGTTSLESLNDILSNLPNKPLKETTSHQTLQVVNPIAEKKRRHKSKSPNKIPKGNSSGLGKLLQLPSKLAFWHKSDDKSKTDTTSMSSRSRSHSRRSSGNDQQTEFQRYIDINTPFDTPKEDAQSIADDQVSFVDAADFESEVISHDIMEKSDALQKLIDAKIESHPEYKFVSLHDDIPTASKSTDV from the exons ATTGGTATTCGGGACCCTCTACCCGGCTTACgcttcatataaagctgtacgGACGAAGAATTTGAAAGAATAC GTAAAATGGATGATGTACTGGATAGTTTTCGCACTGTTCACGTGCACGGAGACGTTCACGGACGTGTTCCTGTCGTGGTTCCCGTTCTACTACGAGGTGAAGATAGTACTCGTGCTGTGGCTCCTCTCGCCTGCTACCAAAGGTTCCTCCATTCTGTACAGGAAGTTTGTACACCCGGCGCTGTGCAGGCGCGAACAG GAGATAGATGAGTACATAGCAAAGGCCAAAGACCAGGGCTATCACACAGTGCTCAACCTGGGCACCAAGGGCGTGAACTACGCCACCACAGTTATTATGCAGACAGCCATTAAG GGCGGAGGAGGTTTAGTGCAACAAATTCGCAAGAGCTACAGTCTGTCCGACTTGAGCGAGTGCGAGGTCCGCGACGAGCGAGGGGCCGACGAGGCCGACGATGTCTTGGCCGAGCCGAGAATGATCCGCCGCGTCGCTAAGAG CAGCGGCTACAACACGCGCCGCAGCGCGTCCGAGTCCAACAGCCGAACACCCATGTATTTCCCCGAGGTGGACGTCGATGTCAGGGGCCCGCGGACCGCACGGGCCGACGAGCCTGATTTTAG CCACATCAAATCCACCGAAGACATAAGCTCCGGCTACTCCAGCGCGGACAACTCTGCGTCGCTGACGCGCGCCGGCTCGGtgggcgcggcgcgcgcgcgcgcgcggcCCACGCGCACGGCCGTCACCGCCATCAAGCGCCCGCAGGCTGCCGAG gaCAACGAAGTATTCATCGAGGAGATTCCAGACGACGATAGTTTTGAATATGCGAATATGCCCCCCTTAGTCAATCTCCCCTCTCACCTTTTCCTCTCCCACACCGATCCTCCCTTTATATATCAATACGTAGGAGATGAAGTCAGAATAATACAAGTCTTAGGAAATTATCCTCTAGGTACAAATTTTAAACAATCCAATGTAGATAAGAGGgaccaaaatgaaaatattattaacgAAAATTCTGAAACGAAATTTTCGCCAGACAGAGAACCTCAGGAAGTATTTGAAAACGCAGAGGAGGATATAGATAACACAGAAGTAGTAAAAACATCTAAAAGCGAGGAGTTAACTGCGACTACCAATGATGAGAATAACAATGAAACTAACGAATCATCAAAGACAGAAAACGTTCCGACTACAATGAATGATCAAAACGTAGTGGGTTGTAAAAAGACAGATCTTGAAGCAAAGCCTGAAAATACGCTAGACGAAAATAATCATAATACAAATGCTCTTGAAAATGAAATTAATATACCCAAAGATGAAACTAGTGCATTTATACATGAAACTAATGTACCTAAAGGTAAAAATAAAGCATCTGAGGATGATATGAATGGACTCAAAGTTGAAACGAATACATCTAAAGATGAAACTAATATACCTCAAGGGGAAAAGAATGCATCTCAAGATGAAATTAAAGAGCCTAAAGATCAAATGTGTACATCTAAAGATGAAAAAGCCGATTCTGCTAGTCTAGATACATCCGCTTATGAGAATGATTCCGCAGAAAGCGACGACGAAGCTTCTTTTGGGACGCCAGAGGACTCTCCCAGGAGTAAACGTAAATCTAAGTCACCTAAAGGTAAATATGGGAAATGTAGGGCACCCCCACCACCACCAACACCTAAAGCAGATACTACACAGGGAACATCTGAAACTTTAAAGAGTGGTAGTGGAATGGGTAGCTCAATAGGTACAACTTCCCTAGAAAGCCTGAATGACATCCTGAGCAATTTACCAAATAAACCTCTTAAAGAAACTACTTCACACCAAACTTTGCAGGTTGTAAATCCAATAGCGGAAAAGAAGAGACGTCACAAATCTAAATCACCCAACAAAATCCCTAAAGGGAATAGTTCAGGGCTTGGAAAATTGTTACAACTGCCTAGCAAATTAGCATTCTGGCACAAGAGTGACGATAAATCTAAAACCGACACTACATCAATGTCGTCGAGGTCCCGGTCGCATAGCAGAAGGTCATCTGGAAATGACCAACAAACTGAATTTCAAAGATATATTGACATAAATACGCCATTCGATACCCCGAAGGAGGATGCGCAATCTATCGCTGATGACCAAGTTAGTTTTGTTGACGCTGCCGATTTTGAAAGCGAAGTCATATCACATGACATTATGGAAAAGAGTGATGCTCTACAAAAGTTGATCGATGCAAAAATTGAGAGCCACCCAGAATATAAGTTCGTTTCGTTGCACGATGATATTCCTACTGCCTCGAAAAGTACAGATGTCTGA